Proteins co-encoded in one Kribbella solani genomic window:
- a CDS encoding ArsR/SmtB family transcription factor: MSVLRFTQADALRCRFGASPLWETMSAVRVLQGSRHRALYRDWIDARREAAATLDLRGLKAVQPRVGFTPDFLTPPPKASRAKFGTEIARVRSTPLERVRTELIRSRDDLKNPGAPIINKMLTDLAGARERLADEIESAWETLIRPDWPLISRVLEDDIAYRGQQLTDGGLAGLFDDLHPALAWEDDRLIATRYRSEDRDLTGQGLLLVPGVFAWPYLVIVADPAYHPTLVYPARGAARLWSDAPAPPDPLARLLGRTRATLLVALDPPATTSALAAQYGLALATVAEHLSALSDAGLATRRRTGHQVHYRRTEVGQAVVDASVG; encoded by the coding sequence ATGAGCGTGCTCCGGTTCACCCAGGCGGACGCGCTGCGCTGCCGGTTCGGCGCGTCGCCGTTGTGGGAGACGATGTCCGCGGTCCGGGTCCTGCAGGGCTCGCGGCACCGGGCGCTGTACCGCGACTGGATCGACGCCCGCCGGGAAGCCGCGGCGACCCTCGACCTGCGCGGGCTGAAGGCGGTGCAGCCGCGGGTCGGCTTCACCCCGGACTTTCTGACCCCACCTCCGAAGGCGTCGCGGGCAAAGTTCGGCACCGAGATCGCGCGCGTACGCAGTACGCCGCTGGAGCGGGTACGGACCGAGCTGATCCGGTCGCGCGACGACCTGAAGAACCCCGGCGCGCCGATCATCAACAAGATGCTGACCGACCTGGCCGGGGCCCGGGAACGGTTGGCGGACGAGATCGAGAGCGCCTGGGAAACGCTGATCCGGCCGGACTGGCCGTTGATCAGCCGCGTACTCGAGGACGACATCGCGTACCGCGGTCAGCAGCTCACCGACGGCGGCCTGGCCGGGCTCTTCGATGATCTGCACCCGGCGCTGGCTTGGGAGGACGACCGCCTGATCGCCACCAGGTACCGCTCCGAGGACCGTGATCTGACCGGGCAGGGCCTGCTGCTCGTACCGGGTGTCTTCGCCTGGCCGTACCTCGTGATCGTCGCGGACCCCGCGTACCACCCGACGCTCGTCTACCCGGCCCGCGGCGCGGCCCGGCTCTGGTCCGACGCGCCCGCTCCTCCGGACCCGTTGGCGCGCCTCCTCGGGCGTACGCGCGCGACGCTCCTGGTCGCGCTCGATCCGCCCGCGACGACCAGTGCGCTCGCGGCCCAGTACGGCCTGGCGCTGGCCACCGTCGCGGAACATCTCTCCGCGCTGTCGGACGCCGGCCTCGCGACGCGGCGGCGTACCGGGCATCAGGTGCACTACCGCCGTACCGAGGTGGGACAGGCCGTCGTCGACGCATCCGTCGGCTGA
- a CDS encoding glycosyltransferase: MTVLVVTNDFPPRQGGIETFVRALCDELPDVVVYTSHEPGDRAYDATLPFPVIRDRATMLLPTARITRRAAQLLRTHNADRVLFGAAAPLGLMGPALRRAGARRIVAMTHGHETWWAGVPGARRALRRIGDAADTLTTVSSWCAEQITPALSPAAAARMRRLTPGVDTSRFHPGCGGEQIRKGLGLEGVPVAVCVSRLIPRKGQDTLIRAWPRVLAAVPAAKLLLVGGGPDRERLEGLAAGVAESVVFTGAVPWADIPPYVDAGDVFAMPCRTRRFGLEPEALGIVTLEASATGKPVIIGDSGGTPDTVRHGETGYLVDPYNPAAVAARIIQLLTDPVHAKALGTTGRTWVEQEWTWTRSGAVLRELLDI, translated from the coding sequence GTGACCGTCCTCGTCGTCACCAACGATTTCCCGCCCCGGCAGGGCGGGATCGAGACCTTCGTCCGCGCACTCTGCGACGAACTGCCCGACGTCGTCGTGTACACGTCGCACGAGCCGGGCGATCGCGCGTACGACGCGACGCTCCCGTTCCCGGTGATCCGCGACCGGGCAACGATGTTGTTGCCGACAGCACGCATCACGCGCCGCGCCGCCCAGTTGCTACGTACGCACAACGCCGACCGGGTCTTGTTCGGCGCGGCCGCGCCGCTCGGGCTGATGGGCCCGGCGCTGCGCCGGGCCGGCGCGCGGCGGATCGTCGCGATGACTCATGGCCACGAGACCTGGTGGGCCGGCGTACCGGGTGCCCGGCGGGCGTTGCGGCGGATCGGCGACGCGGCGGACACCCTCACCACGGTGTCGTCGTGGTGCGCGGAACAGATCACGCCGGCGCTTTCGCCGGCGGCGGCCGCGCGGATGCGGCGGCTCACCCCAGGGGTCGACACGAGCCGGTTCCATCCCGGTTGTGGGGGAGAGCAGATCCGTAAAGGCCTTGGTTTGGAAGGGGTTCCGGTCGCCGTCTGTGTGTCCCGGCTGATCCCGCGGAAGGGTCAGGACACGCTGATCCGGGCCTGGCCGCGGGTGCTCGCGGCGGTGCCGGCGGCGAAGTTGCTCCTGGTCGGTGGCGGGCCGGACCGTGAACGCCTCGAAGGGTTGGCTGCGGGTGTTGCGGAGTCGGTGGTTTTCACCGGAGCGGTCCCGTGGGCGGACATCCCGCCGTACGTCGATGCCGGTGATGTATTCGCGATGCCGTGCCGTACGCGGCGGTTCGGACTGGAGCCGGAGGCGCTCGGCATCGTCACGCTGGAGGCGTCCGCGACCGGGAAGCCGGTGATCATCGGCGACTCCGGCGGTACGCCCGACACGGTCCGCCACGGCGAGACCGGTTACCTGGTCGACCCGTACAACCCGGCGGCCGTCGCGGCGCGGATCATCCAGTTGCTGACCGACCCAGTACACGCGAAGGCCTTGGGTACGACCGGGCGGACCTGGGTCGAGCAGGAGTGGACCTGGACCCGCTCCGGCGCCGTACTGAGAGAACTGCTGGACATTTGA
- a CDS encoding histidine kinase, with product MTTADNELDRREAAFHRWAPYFLLGLGSLLAAATAELLTPWTGQRVAAAVLVVAALAIQLWWSWSGRLHRGPNAVSVTYFVVRWAIASALTVLNGFFSFYVVAGYFDTDETIPGRRRKRLALFACTIPVAMAQTGGVPFHSGTGWLVFAGLLIANNLLLTVMKHFADQQAARSEARATTIAELEQAHEENAALQAQLLVQAREAGIADERRRLAAEIHDTIAQGLTGIIAQLQVVANTSDPATIQDHVGRASDLARHSLGEARRSVQNLAPAGLSYDGLPEALRKTVDQWSERTGVPAEFTLTGTAQHLHGEFAATILRITQEALANVSKHAAATRVGVTLSFMDSEVTVDIRDDGKGFDPLALPARSGTGGFGLEGMRARAERIAGSLTIEAEPGFGTAVSARVPLVLHA from the coding sequence GTGACGACGGCCGACAACGAGCTGGACCGGCGCGAGGCGGCCTTCCACCGCTGGGCGCCGTACTTCCTGCTCGGTCTCGGCTCCTTACTAGCGGCCGCGACGGCCGAGCTGCTCACGCCGTGGACCGGCCAGCGGGTGGCGGCGGCCGTGCTGGTGGTCGCGGCGCTCGCGATCCAGTTGTGGTGGAGCTGGAGCGGCCGCCTGCACCGCGGCCCGAACGCCGTCTCGGTGACGTACTTCGTGGTGCGCTGGGCGATCGCCTCAGCGCTGACGGTCCTGAACGGCTTCTTCTCGTTCTACGTCGTGGCCGGGTACTTCGACACTGACGAGACGATCCCCGGCCGGCGGCGGAAACGGCTGGCGTTGTTCGCCTGCACGATCCCGGTGGCGATGGCACAAACCGGTGGTGTGCCGTTCCACAGCGGGACCGGCTGGCTGGTGTTCGCCGGCCTGCTGATTGCCAACAACCTCCTGCTGACGGTGATGAAACATTTCGCCGATCAGCAGGCGGCCCGGTCGGAAGCACGAGCCACGACCATCGCCGAGCTGGAGCAGGCGCACGAGGAGAACGCCGCGCTGCAGGCTCAGCTCCTGGTCCAGGCCCGCGAGGCCGGGATCGCGGACGAGCGGCGGCGGCTGGCCGCGGAGATCCACGACACCATCGCGCAGGGCCTGACCGGCATCATCGCCCAGCTCCAGGTGGTGGCGAACACGTCCGACCCGGCAACCATCCAGGACCATGTCGGCCGCGCCAGCGATCTGGCCCGGCACAGTCTCGGGGAGGCCCGCCGCTCGGTGCAGAACCTGGCGCCGGCCGGCCTGTCGTACGACGGTCTGCCGGAGGCGCTGCGCAAGACCGTCGACCAGTGGTCGGAGCGTACCGGTGTGCCGGCCGAGTTCACCCTGACCGGTACGGCGCAGCATCTGCACGGTGAGTTCGCGGCGACCATCCTGCGGATCACCCAGGAGGCGCTGGCGAACGTTTCGAAGCACGCGGCGGCGACCCGCGTCGGCGTGACGCTCAGCTTCATGGACAGCGAGGTGACGGTGGACATTCGCGACGACGGCAAGGGCTTCGACCCGCTGGCGCTGCCGGCCCGGTCGGGTACCGGCGGGTTCGGCCTGGAGGGGATGCGCGCCCGGGCCGAGCGGATCGCCGGCTCCCTCACCATCGAAGCCGAACCAGGCTTCGGTACGGCCGTGTCGGCTCGCGTACCGTTGGTGCTCCATGCCTGA
- a CDS encoding EamA family transporter — protein MYSTKSVGLAFAIFSAVTFGGSGPFAKALIAAGFSPQQAAWVRILGAAVVLVPLVLVFRGRAGLRAARTSWKALVLYGLTGIAGCQTLFFVAASRLPVGVALMLEFSGPVLVVAWLKFGSKVAVPRSAAIGVSIAVVGLATVAEIWSGLQIDPIGLLAGLGAAACQATYFILIDKLTGAADPLVMTAAGSVVGALVLTFIAAPWSTPWHVLADTIAIGHRHAPGWMMAAWLILVSTVVAYLAGAAAVQRLSAPIAGAVAYVEVVAACVFALILLGETLRTNQIIGGAIVLVGAFVAQSSVGKVAPPEIPVTPPADLLDPAGVGPVPKNG, from the coding sequence GTGTACAGCACGAAATCGGTGGGGCTGGCGTTCGCGATCTTTTCCGCGGTCACGTTCGGCGGCTCCGGCCCGTTCGCCAAGGCTCTGATCGCGGCCGGCTTCAGCCCGCAACAGGCGGCCTGGGTCCGCATTCTCGGCGCCGCCGTCGTGCTCGTGCCGCTCGTCCTCGTGTTCCGCGGCCGGGCCGGTCTGCGCGCCGCCCGGACGTCCTGGAAGGCACTGGTGCTGTACGGCCTGACCGGGATCGCCGGGTGCCAGACGCTGTTCTTCGTCGCGGCCAGCCGGCTGCCGGTCGGAGTCGCGCTGATGCTCGAATTCTCCGGGCCGGTGCTGGTGGTGGCCTGGCTGAAGTTCGGTTCCAAGGTCGCCGTACCGCGATCGGCCGCGATCGGGGTGAGCATCGCCGTGGTCGGGCTGGCGACGGTTGCCGAGATCTGGTCCGGGCTGCAGATCGACCCGATCGGCCTGCTCGCCGGACTCGGCGCGGCCGCCTGCCAGGCGACGTACTTCATCCTGATCGACAAGCTGACCGGTGCCGCCGATCCACTGGTGATGACCGCGGCCGGCAGCGTGGTCGGCGCCCTCGTACTGACCTTCATCGCGGCGCCGTGGAGCACGCCGTGGCACGTGCTCGCCGACACGATCGCGATCGGCCACCGGCACGCGCCCGGCTGGATGATGGCCGCGTGGCTGATCCTGGTCAGCACGGTCGTCGCGTACCTGGCCGGCGCGGCCGCCGTGCAGCGTCTGTCGGCGCCGATCGCGGGCGCGGTGGCGTACGTCGAGGTGGTCGCCGCCTGCGTGTTCGCGCTGATCCTGCTCGGCGAGACCTTGCGTACCAACCAGATCATCGGCGGCGCGATCGTCCTGGTCGGCGCCTTCGTCGCCCAGTCGTCGGTCGGCAAGGTCGCCCCGCCGGAGATCCCGGTCACTCCCCCGGCCGATCTCCTCGACCCGGCCGGCGTCGGGCCCGTACCGAAGAACGGGTAG
- a CDS encoding response regulator, giving the protein MPEISLLLVDDHPVVRNGLRGMFESTPGFAVLAEASNGVEAVELAAELDPDVILMDLRMPGGGGLDAITELGRRGLRSKVLVLTTWDTDTDTLPAIEAGATGYLLKDAPQEDLFNAVRQAAAGRTVLSPAVASRLVSAVRSPAPSPLAARERQVLELVAKGTSNRDIARELFISEATVKTHLSHVFTKLGVTDRAAAVAKGYDQGILGRD; this is encoded by the coding sequence ATGCCTGAGATCTCACTGCTACTCGTCGACGACCACCCAGTGGTCCGGAACGGCCTGCGCGGCATGTTCGAGTCGACCCCCGGCTTCGCCGTACTCGCGGAGGCGTCGAACGGGGTCGAGGCGGTCGAGCTGGCCGCGGAGCTGGACCCGGACGTGATCTTGATGGACCTGCGGATGCCGGGTGGCGGCGGTCTCGACGCGATCACCGAGCTGGGCCGCCGGGGCCTGCGGTCGAAGGTTCTGGTCCTGACCACGTGGGACACCGACACCGACACGTTGCCCGCGATCGAGGCCGGCGCCACCGGGTACCTGCTCAAGGATGCGCCGCAGGAGGACCTGTTCAACGCGGTGCGCCAGGCGGCGGCCGGGCGGACGGTGCTCTCCCCCGCTGTCGCGTCGCGGCTGGTGTCGGCGGTTCGGTCGCCGGCGCCCAGTCCGTTGGCTGCTCGTGAGCGTCAGGTGCTGGAGCTGGTCGCGAAGGGGACGTCGAACCGGGACATCGCGCGCGAGCTGTTCATCAGCGAGGCGACGGTGAAGACACATCTCAGTCATGTGTTCACCAAGCTCGGGGTGACCGACCGCGCGGCCGCTGTCGCCAAGGGCTACGACCAGGGCATCCTCGGCCGGGACTGA
- a CDS encoding M48 family metalloprotease, with protein MPKAPGRWAPRVAGGVLALALVFTIAVTTPWHLIDLPKPDATLDFSAAQIARQNAFRHEILPWSTASWVISIVVPLLIGFTPLGRKLYDRLGIRPWFLRALVLVAGIALIANLLAVPTDVMAERISRKYGLSVTDWRLWVWDRGVNWALTALGVSVLVVILMALAKRWKQGWWLPGAIVTALLVLGVSFAYPVLVEPRFNQFTSLPAGALRNDFMQLAERDGVPVKDVLVADASKRTTALNAYVSGFGSTRRLVVYDTLLKDVPPAQVRLVVAHELGHAAEDDVLHGTLIGVLGAAFGVTLLRLLLGARMGDPRRTGTVVALIVVGATLAAPVQNLVSRKIEARADYHSLRLTNDPRDFAAMQKDLAVRNISGLDPSPWRYWMFATHPTPPERIAMGRAWARDNGGTIPPLAKK; from the coding sequence GTGCCTAAGGCTCCCGGCCGCTGGGCGCCGCGCGTCGCCGGCGGCGTGCTGGCGCTCGCGTTGGTGTTCACGATCGCCGTCACTACCCCGTGGCACCTGATCGACCTGCCGAAACCCGATGCCACCCTGGATTTCTCCGCCGCCCAGATCGCCCGGCAGAACGCGTTCCGGCACGAGATCCTGCCCTGGTCGACCGCATCCTGGGTGATCTCGATCGTGGTCCCGTTGCTGATCGGCTTCACCCCGCTCGGCCGGAAGCTGTACGACCGCCTGGGCATCCGTCCGTGGTTCCTTCGCGCGCTCGTACTGGTCGCGGGGATCGCCCTGATCGCGAACCTGCTGGCCGTGCCGACCGATGTGATGGCGGAGCGGATCAGCCGCAAGTACGGCCTGTCGGTCACCGACTGGCGGCTCTGGGTCTGGGACCGCGGCGTGAACTGGGCGCTGACCGCGCTCGGGGTGTCGGTGCTGGTGGTCATCCTGATGGCGCTGGCGAAACGCTGGAAACAGGGCTGGTGGTTGCCTGGGGCAATCGTCACGGCGCTGCTCGTGCTCGGCGTCTCGTTCGCGTACCCGGTGCTGGTCGAGCCGCGCTTCAACCAGTTCACCTCACTCCCAGCCGGTGCCCTGCGCAACGACTTCATGCAGCTCGCCGAGCGGGACGGCGTACCGGTGAAGGACGTGCTGGTGGCGGACGCGTCGAAACGCACGACCGCCTTGAACGCGTACGTGTCCGGTTTCGGTTCGACCCGTCGCCTGGTCGTGTACGACACGCTGCTGAAGGACGTGCCACCGGCGCAGGTACGCCTCGTGGTCGCGCACGAACTCGGTCACGCGGCCGAGGACGATGTCCTGCACGGGACGCTGATCGGCGTACTCGGCGCGGCGTTCGGCGTGACCTTGCTCCGGTTGTTGCTCGGGGCCCGGATGGGTGATCCGCGCCGGACCGGTACGGTGGTGGCGCTGATCGTGGTTGGCGCGACCCTGGCTGCCCCGGTGCAGAACCTGGTCAGCCGCAAGATCGAGGCCCGGGCCGACTATCACTCGCTCCGGCTGACCAACGATCCGCGGGACTTCGCCGCGATGCAGAAGGACCTGGCCGTCCGGAACATCTCCGGCCTGGACCCGAGCCCCTGGCGGTACTGGATGTTCGCGACCCACCCGACCCCGCCGGAGCGGATCGCGATGGGCCGGGCCTGGGCCCGCGACAACGGTGGCACGATCCCGCCGCTGGCGAAGAAGTGA
- a CDS encoding STAS domain-containing protein: MKPSPGPQVVSSARPPRAAGPAFVCSWSAVGDCAVIRMAGAIDVATLPTLADELRHVITTKLPRVVVDLRRITGMDSGGLDVLADAHDLAVEQGGWLRASGAGQWLADLIRSTGSNRPLDHYVTLADALPSYRRASVSG; this comes from the coding sequence ATGAAGCCATCTCCAGGACCTCAGGTGGTCAGCTCCGCTCGCCCGCCGCGGGCCGCCGGGCCGGCCTTCGTCTGCAGTTGGAGCGCGGTCGGCGACTGCGCGGTCATCCGCATGGCCGGCGCGATCGACGTCGCCACGCTGCCCACGCTCGCCGACGAGTTGCGGCATGTGATCACCACCAAACTGCCCCGGGTCGTCGTCGACCTGCGCCGCATCACCGGCATGGACTCGGGCGGCCTCGACGTACTCGCCGACGCCCACGACCTGGCCGTCGAACAAGGCGGCTGGCTCCGCGCTTCCGGCGCCGGCCAATGGCTCGCCGACCTGATCCGGAGCACCGGCAGCAACCGCCCGCTGGACCACTACGTAACGCTCGCCGATGCCTTGCCGTCCTACCGGAGGGCCTCCGTCAGCGGCTGA
- a CDS encoding alanine--tRNA ligase-related protein, whose product MTTISRPFIDFFLDRDHVPTTGSTLIPRLGDPVLFTTSGMHPLTPYLEGEPHPLGRRLTGVQRCLRTTDLDEVGDQTHLTVFEMLGSWSLGDYGSDQTLRWGYELLTTRFGLDPKRMYVTVFGGDDQVPLDQESLRTWQELGLPVELTVEDNWWSNGPTGPCGPDSEIFVWTGEGEPEGTPTTDDRWVEVWNHVMMRYRRHDDGSLEELTQQNIDTGLGLERLTMLLEGKDSVYETSLFEPWMRTIPRLWKLDERSRRIVIDHLRSSIVIVGDGVHPSNTGRGYVLRRLIRRMLTILWRDDESRSLADLPTELFEHTLNHFHQGETVTLVRRILIDEEIRFSNLLDRGRKVLSHERFHKSLDETDYEYLHDTHGLPRELVDSLR is encoded by the coding sequence ATGACCACCATCAGCAGGCCTTTCATCGACTTCTTCCTCGACCGTGACCACGTTCCGACCACCGGGTCCACGCTCATTCCGCGGCTCGGTGATCCGGTGCTCTTCACCACGTCGGGGATGCATCCACTCACGCCGTACCTCGAAGGCGAACCCCATCCACTCGGACGCAGACTCACCGGCGTGCAGCGATGCCTGCGGACCACCGACCTCGACGAAGTGGGTGATCAGACCCACCTGACCGTGTTCGAGATGCTCGGCTCGTGGTCGCTGGGGGACTACGGCAGCGACCAGACCCTGCGCTGGGGGTACGAGCTGCTCACCACGCGCTTCGGCCTGGACCCGAAGCGGATGTACGTGACCGTCTTCGGCGGTGACGATCAGGTGCCGCTGGACCAGGAATCGCTGCGTACCTGGCAGGAGCTCGGTCTGCCGGTCGAGCTGACCGTCGAGGACAACTGGTGGTCGAACGGCCCGACCGGTCCATGCGGTCCGGACTCGGAAATCTTCGTCTGGACCGGAGAAGGTGAGCCGGAGGGTACGCCGACCACCGACGACCGCTGGGTCGAGGTCTGGAACCACGTGATGATGCGGTACCGCCGGCACGACGACGGTTCATTGGAAGAGCTGACGCAGCAGAACATCGACACCGGGCTAGGTCTGGAACGGCTGACGATGCTGCTCGAGGGCAAGGACTCGGTGTACGAGACGTCGCTGTTCGAGCCGTGGATGCGGACGATTCCGCGGCTGTGGAAGCTGGACGAGCGATCTCGGCGGATCGTCATCGACCACCTGCGCTCCAGCATCGTGATCGTCGGCGACGGCGTGCACCCGTCGAACACCGGCCGCGGGTACGTGTTGCGCCGGCTGATCCGCCGGATGCTCACCATCCTGTGGCGCGACGACGAGTCCCGGTCACTGGCGGACCTGCCGACCGAACTGTTCGAGCACACCCTGAACCACTTCCACCAGGGCGAGACGGTGACGCTGGTCCGGCGCATCCTGATCGACGAGGAGATCCGGTTCAGCAACCTGCTTGACCGCGGCCGGAAGGTCCTCAGCCACGAACGGTTCCACAAGTCCCTCGACGAGACCGACTACGAGTACCTGCACGACACGCACGGCCTGCCGCGCGAGCTGGTCGACTCACTCCGGTGA
- a CDS encoding MFS transporter: protein MRSYGAVLSLPGMRAVFAAHAVSMLGTIGAEVALSILIFERTGSPLLSALVLVCSFLPYAIGGTLFSSFADRFPARRVLVTCNLLSATGVAAMLVPGMPVAGLLGLLLCIGMIAPIFAGARAASLAYLLPAELFPVGRSLLRAIGQTAVLTGFAAGGIAVAAIGAKSLLVVEVVTFLLSAVLIGTGTPRTPAGERTGNAVRDSWTGIKYLFADRRLRNLILLTWVAPAFSSLPDGLAVAYTAQVGTAAAAAGAMFTGYAVGGVLGELVVARFTPSVRRRLVVPFLIASQLPAIAFLAEPPIPVAACLLAVSGAGYAFNQGIDPLILEAVEPSRRGRLFTVQSSGLMAIQGVSIALGGVVGSFIAPNLTIAAAGVLGTITTLLIARRALATETRQPLTEALR, encoded by the coding sequence GTGAGGTCCTACGGAGCCGTACTCAGCCTGCCCGGCATGCGGGCCGTCTTCGCCGCCCACGCCGTGTCGATGCTCGGGACGATCGGCGCGGAGGTGGCGCTCTCGATCCTGATCTTCGAGCGGACCGGGTCGCCGCTGCTGTCGGCGCTGGTGCTGGTCTGCTCGTTTCTGCCGTACGCGATCGGTGGCACGCTGTTCTCGTCGTTCGCCGACCGGTTTCCGGCCCGCCGGGTGCTGGTCACGTGCAACCTGCTGAGCGCGACCGGCGTGGCCGCGATGCTGGTACCGGGGATGCCGGTGGCCGGGCTGCTCGGGTTGCTGCTCTGCATCGGGATGATCGCGCCGATCTTCGCCGGCGCCCGGGCCGCGAGCCTCGCCTACCTGTTGCCGGCGGAGCTGTTCCCGGTCGGCAGATCGTTGCTGCGGGCAATCGGTCAGACGGCCGTCCTGACCGGGTTCGCGGCCGGCGGGATCGCGGTCGCGGCGATCGGCGCGAAGTCACTGCTGGTGGTCGAGGTGGTCACGTTCCTGTTGTCGGCGGTGCTGATCGGCACCGGTACGCCGCGGACGCCGGCGGGGGAGCGCACCGGCAACGCGGTCCGCGACTCGTGGACCGGGATCAAGTACCTGTTCGCCGATCGGAGGCTCCGCAACCTGATTCTGCTGACCTGGGTGGCGCCGGCGTTCTCGTCCCTTCCGGACGGGCTCGCGGTGGCGTACACGGCTCAGGTCGGTACGGCGGCCGCCGCGGCCGGTGCGATGTTCACCGGATACGCGGTCGGCGGTGTACTCGGCGAGCTCGTCGTCGCACGGTTCACCCCTTCCGTGCGGCGACGGCTCGTCGTCCCGTTCCTGATCGCGAGTCAGCTGCCGGCGATCGCGTTCCTGGCCGAGCCGCCGATCCCGGTCGCCGCGTGCCTGCTCGCGGTGTCCGGCGCCGGGTATGCGTTCAACCAGGGCATTGATCCGCTGATTCTGGAGGCGGTTGAGCCGTCGCGGCGCGGTCGGCTGTTCACCGTACAAAGCAGTGGTCTGATGGCGATCCAAGGTGTCAGCATCGCGCTCGGCGGGGTGGTCGGTTCTTTCATCGCGCCGAACCTGACCATCGCCGCCGCCGGTGTGCTCGGCACGATCACGACGCTGCTGATCGCCCGCCGAGCCCTCGCGACCGAGACCCGTCAGCCGCTGACGGAGGCCCTCCGGTAG
- a CDS encoding ABC transporter permease: MSTLASTAPVRRPSPRLAVLRTETRLLLREPGTLFWVLGFPPLLLVILGSIPSFRQVNADLGVRMIDVYVPVLVLVAQIVTGLQAMPPIITGYRERGILRRMSATPVRPSALLTAQMGLNGAAGLVSALLCLTIGRLAFDVHLPDQLAGYVLALLLTAAAALALGALVSALAPTARLATAIGMVVFFPSLFSAGLWVPVQSMPHVLREIVVLLPFGAASRALDQAAAGHWPDWSHLGVLAAWTVVLSAAAARWFRWE; the protein is encoded by the coding sequence ATGAGTACGCTCGCCAGCACCGCGCCCGTACGCCGCCCGTCGCCGCGGCTTGCCGTGTTGCGCACCGAGACGCGGTTGTTGCTCCGCGAGCCCGGCACGCTGTTCTGGGTGCTCGGGTTTCCGCCGTTGCTGCTGGTGATTCTCGGGTCGATCCCGAGCTTCCGGCAGGTCAACGCGGACCTCGGCGTCCGGATGATCGACGTGTACGTGCCGGTGCTCGTGCTGGTCGCGCAGATTGTTACCGGGCTGCAGGCGATGCCGCCGATCATCACCGGGTATCGCGAACGCGGCATCCTGCGCCGGATGTCCGCGACCCCGGTCCGGCCGTCCGCGCTGCTGACCGCGCAGATGGGACTGAACGGCGCGGCCGGGCTCGTGTCGGCGCTGCTCTGCCTGACCATCGGCCGGCTCGCGTTCGACGTACACCTCCCCGATCAGCTCGCCGGGTACGTGCTGGCGCTGCTCCTCACCGCCGCCGCCGCGCTCGCCCTCGGCGCGCTGGTGTCGGCACTCGCCCCGACTGCCCGGCTCGCGACCGCCATCGGCATGGTGGTGTTCTTCCCGAGCCTGTTCTCAGCCGGTCTGTGGGTTCCGGTGCAGTCGATGCCACACGTACTGCGCGAGATCGTCGTGCTGCTGCCGTTCGGTGCCGCGTCGCGGGCGCTCGACCAGGCCGCGGCCGGGCATTGGCCGGACTGGTCGCACCTCGGCGTACTGGCCGCCTGGACGGTCGTCCTGTCGGCAGCGGCCGCACGGTGGTTCCGGTGGGAGTAG